From Micromonospora rifamycinica, a single genomic window includes:
- a CDS encoding pyridoxal phosphate-dependent aminotransferase — translation MTTPTDVDPLVARMRPFGTTVFAEMSALAVRTGAVNLGQGFPDTDGPPEMLAAAAEALRSGQNQYPPGPGIPVLRRAVAEHQHRFHGLTYDPDGEVIVTAGATEAVAASILALCEAGDEVVCFEPYYDSYAASIALAGAVRRPVTLRPGDDGRYAFDPAELRAAFGPRTRLVLLNSPHNPTGKVFTAPELALVADLCREHDVYAVTDEVYEHLVFTDAASAHLPLATLPGMRERTLRISSAGKTFSCTGWKVGWVSGPAALVSAVLRVKQFLTFVNAAPLQPAVAVALALPDDYYTGFRDALQRQRDLLIDGLTDAGFTVLTPEGTYFVTADITGLGGRDGLEFCRSLPERCGVVGVPTQVFYDDVEAGRRLVRFAFCKRPEVLSEAVTRLRTLADQH, via the coding sequence GTGACGACGCCGACCGATGTCGACCCGCTGGTGGCCCGGATGCGCCCGTTCGGGACGACCGTCTTCGCCGAGATGTCCGCGCTCGCCGTCCGGACCGGGGCGGTCAACCTGGGCCAGGGCTTCCCGGACACCGACGGGCCGCCGGAGATGCTGGCCGCCGCCGCCGAGGCGCTGCGCTCCGGGCAGAACCAGTACCCGCCCGGTCCGGGGATCCCCGTGCTGCGCCGGGCCGTCGCCGAGCACCAGCACCGTTTCCACGGCCTGACGTACGACCCGGACGGCGAGGTGATCGTCACCGCCGGGGCCACCGAGGCGGTCGCCGCGAGCATCCTGGCGCTCTGCGAGGCGGGCGACGAGGTGGTCTGCTTCGAGCCGTACTACGACTCGTACGCGGCGTCGATCGCGTTGGCCGGCGCGGTACGGCGACCGGTGACGTTGCGCCCCGGCGACGACGGCCGGTACGCCTTCGACCCGGCCGAGTTGCGGGCCGCGTTCGGGCCGCGTACCCGGCTGGTGCTGCTGAACTCCCCGCACAACCCGACCGGGAAGGTCTTCACCGCGCCGGAGTTGGCGCTGGTCGCCGACCTCTGTCGGGAGCACGACGTGTACGCGGTCACCGACGAGGTGTACGAGCACCTCGTCTTCACCGACGCCGCCTCCGCTCACCTACCGCTGGCCACCCTGCCCGGGATGCGGGAACGCACCCTGCGCATCTCGTCGGCCGGCAAGACGTTCTCCTGCACCGGGTGGAAGGTGGGCTGGGTCAGTGGCCCCGCCGCGCTGGTCTCGGCGGTGCTGCGGGTCAAGCAGTTCCTCACCTTCGTCAACGCGGCACCGCTGCAACCGGCGGTCGCCGTGGCACTGGCCCTGCCCGACGACTACTACACCGGCTTCCGAGACGCCCTCCAGCGGCAGCGGGACCTGCTGATCGACGGCCTGACCGACGCCGGTTTCACGGTGCTCACCCCGGAGGGGACGTACTTCGTCACCGCCGACATCACCGGTCTCGGCGGTCGCGACGGGCTGGAGTTCTGCCGCTCCCTGCCGGAGCGCTGCGGCGTGGTCGGCGTACCCACCCAGGTCTTCTACGACGACGTCGAGGCCGGTCGCCGGCTGGTCCGGTTCGCCTTCTGCAAGCGTCCCGAGGTGCTGAGCGAGGCGGTCACCCGGCTGCGCACGCTGGCCGACCAGCACTGA
- the rpsI gene encoding 30S ribosomal protein S9 yields MTDIIETEVAPEATEAPAPVARAPHGDRPIQTVGRRKEAIVRVRIVPGSGKITCNGRDLEAYFPSKVHQQLIKDPLVTAEKPEMFDVIANLRGGGTTGQAGALRLAIARALIVSEPDDRPALKKAGFLTRDARVKESKKYGLKKARKAPQYSKR; encoded by the coding sequence ATGACCGACATCATCGAGACCGAGGTCGCCCCCGAGGCCACCGAAGCGCCCGCGCCCGTCGCCCGCGCGCCGCATGGTGACCGGCCGATCCAGACCGTCGGCCGCCGCAAGGAGGCCATCGTCCGGGTCCGTATCGTCCCGGGCAGCGGCAAGATCACCTGCAACGGCCGCGACCTCGAGGCCTACTTCCCGAGCAAGGTGCACCAGCAGCTCATCAAGGACCCGCTGGTCACCGCCGAGAAGCCCGAGATGTTCGACGTCATCGCCAACCTGCGGGGCGGCGGCACCACCGGCCAGGCGGGTGCGCTGCGGCTGGCCATCGCCCGCGCGCTGATCGTCAGCGAGCCGGACGACCGCCCGGCCCTGAAGAAGGCCGGCTTCCTCACCCGGGACGCCCGGGTCAAGGAGAGCAAGAAGTACGGTCTCAAGAAGGCCCGTAAGGCTCCGCAGTACTCGAAGCGCTGA
- the glmM gene encoding phosphoglucosamine mutase → MGRLFGTDGVRGRANVDLTPELALAVAVAAAHTLAESDRSHPPLAVVGRDTRASGEMLEAAVVAGLTSAGASVVRVGVLPTPAVAFLTAEAKADLGVMLSASHNPMPDNGIKLFAAGGHKLPDEIELRIEAAVEANATTAWDRPVGAGVGRVHDLLDGADHYVQHLVGTVPHRLDGIKVVVDCANGAAAEVAPVAYREAGAEVIAIHAEPDGLNINDECGSNHLDGLRAAVVEHGAHLGLAHDGDADRCVAVDADGAEVDGDELMAILALALRDAGELTRDTLVATVMSNLGLRLAMSAQGIRLVETKVGDRYVLEELRASGLALGGEQSGHLVMPAHATTGDGVLTGLHLMARMAATGRSLAELASVVTKLPQVLINVPVGDRTVGAAAPAVRAEVERAEAELGETGRVLLRPSGTEPLVRVMVEAGTEETARSVAERIAEHVRTASPAS, encoded by the coding sequence ATGGGGCGGTTGTTCGGCACGGACGGCGTACGCGGGCGGGCGAACGTCGATCTCACCCCGGAGTTGGCGCTCGCCGTGGCGGTGGCCGCCGCGCACACGCTGGCCGAGTCGGACCGCAGCCACCCGCCGCTGGCGGTGGTCGGGCGGGACACCCGGGCCAGCGGCGAGATGCTGGAGGCCGCCGTGGTCGCCGGCCTGACCAGCGCCGGAGCGAGCGTGGTCCGGGTCGGCGTGCTGCCCACCCCCGCCGTGGCGTTCCTGACCGCCGAGGCCAAGGCGGACCTGGGTGTGATGCTCTCCGCGTCGCACAACCCGATGCCGGACAACGGGATCAAGCTGTTCGCCGCCGGAGGGCACAAGCTGCCCGACGAGATCGAGCTGCGGATCGAGGCGGCCGTCGAGGCGAACGCCACCACGGCCTGGGACCGCCCGGTCGGCGCGGGGGTCGGCCGGGTGCACGACCTGCTCGACGGCGCCGACCACTACGTGCAGCACCTGGTCGGCACCGTGCCGCACCGCCTCGACGGCATCAAGGTCGTGGTCGACTGCGCCAACGGCGCCGCCGCCGAGGTCGCCCCGGTCGCCTACCGGGAGGCCGGCGCCGAGGTGATCGCGATCCACGCCGAGCCGGACGGCCTCAACATCAACGACGAGTGCGGTTCCAACCACCTCGACGGGCTGCGGGCCGCCGTGGTCGAGCACGGCGCGCACCTGGGCCTCGCCCACGACGGCGACGCCGACCGGTGCGTGGCGGTCGACGCCGACGGCGCGGAGGTCGACGGTGACGAGCTGATGGCGATCCTCGCCCTGGCCCTGCGGGACGCCGGCGAGCTGACCCGGGACACCCTGGTCGCCACCGTGATGAGCAACCTCGGCCTGCGGCTGGCCATGTCCGCGCAGGGCATCCGGCTGGTCGAGACCAAGGTCGGCGACCGGTACGTGTTGGAGGAGCTGCGCGCCTCCGGCCTCGCCCTCGGCGGCGAGCAGAGCGGCCACCTGGTGATGCCCGCGCACGCCACCACCGGGGACGGTGTCCTCACCGGCCTGCACCTGATGGCCCGGATGGCCGCCACCGGCCGCTCCCTGGCCGAGCTGGCCTCGGTGGTCACCAAGCTGCCCCAGGTGCTGATCAACGTGCCGGTCGGCGACCGGACGGTCGGGGCCGCCGCGCCCGCCGTGCGGGCCGAGGTCGAGCGGGCCGAGGCCGAGCTGGGGGAGACCGGCCGGGTGCTGCTCCGCCCGTCCGGCACCGAACCGCTGGTACGGGTGATGGTCGAGGCCGGCACCGAGGAGACGGCCCGGTCGGTGGCCGAGCGGATCGCCGAACACGTCCGTACCGCCAGCCCTGCCAGCTGA
- the glmS gene encoding glutamine--fructose-6-phosphate transaminase (isomerizing), protein MCGIVGYAGSRPALGIVLDGLRRLEYRGYDSAGVAIVCDDELLTEKKAGKLANLEKVLSERAASNPEDCAASPVGIGDGTTGIGHTRWATHGGPTDRNAHPHVAPDGRVAVIHNGIIENFAKLRAELEDDGVQFTSDTDTECAAHLLARALAELRAAGGTDGPQLLAAGMRVVCRRLEGAFTLLAVDAAVPGAVVGARRNSPLVVGRGDGENYLASDVAAFIEHTREAVELGQDQLVLITADSIEITDFDGEPATGKDFHIDWDSSAAEKGGYDWFMLKEIEEQPQAIADTLLGRLTETGEIALDEVRLSDQDLRDVDKIFIVACGTAYHSGMVAKYAIEHWTRIPCEVELASEFRYRDPVLDRSTLIVVISQSGETMDTLMALRHAKEQKARVLAICNTNGSTIPRESDAVLYTHGGPEIAVASTKAFLTQLVACYLIGLHLAQVRGIKFADEVGAVVAQLQEMPDKLRELLGRIEPVRELARELKSEPTVLFIGRHVGYPVALEGALKLKELAYMHAEGFAAGELKHGPIALIDKGTPVICVVPSPVGRGMLHDKVVSNIQEVRARGARTIVIAEEGDQAVVRYADHLIYVPRTPTLLAPLVTTVPLQVLAAEIAAARGHDVDQPRNLAKSVTVE, encoded by the coding sequence ATGTGTGGAATCGTGGGTTACGCCGGCTCGCGCCCGGCGCTCGGCATCGTGCTCGACGGGCTGCGCCGGCTGGAGTACCGGGGGTACGACTCGGCCGGGGTCGCGATCGTGTGCGACGACGAGCTGCTCACCGAGAAGAAGGCCGGCAAGCTGGCCAACCTGGAGAAGGTGCTCTCCGAGCGGGCCGCCAGCAACCCGGAGGACTGCGCCGCCAGCCCGGTCGGCATCGGCGACGGCACCACCGGCATCGGGCACACCCGGTGGGCCACCCACGGCGGGCCGACCGACCGTAACGCCCACCCGCACGTGGCCCCCGACGGCCGGGTCGCCGTGATCCACAACGGCATCATCGAGAACTTCGCCAAGCTCCGCGCCGAGCTGGAGGACGACGGGGTCCAGTTCACCAGCGACACCGACACCGAGTGCGCCGCTCACCTGCTCGCCCGTGCGCTCGCCGAGCTGCGCGCGGCGGGTGGGACCGACGGCCCCCAGCTGCTCGCCGCCGGGATGCGGGTGGTGTGCCGACGGCTGGAGGGCGCCTTCACCCTGCTCGCCGTGGACGCCGCCGTCCCCGGTGCGGTGGTCGGCGCGCGGCGTAACTCGCCGCTGGTGGTCGGCCGGGGCGACGGGGAGAACTACCTGGCCAGCGACGTCGCGGCGTTCATCGAGCACACCCGCGAGGCGGTCGAGCTGGGCCAGGACCAGCTCGTCCTGATCACCGCCGACAGCATCGAGATCACCGACTTCGACGGGGAGCCGGCCACCGGCAAGGACTTCCACATCGACTGGGACTCGTCGGCCGCCGAGAAGGGCGGTTACGACTGGTTCATGCTCAAGGAGATCGAGGAGCAGCCGCAGGCCATCGCGGACACCCTGCTCGGCCGGCTCACCGAGACCGGGGAGATCGCCCTGGACGAGGTCCGCCTCAGCGACCAGGACCTGCGCGACGTCGACAAGATCTTCATCGTCGCCTGCGGCACCGCGTACCACTCCGGCATGGTCGCCAAGTACGCCATCGAGCACTGGACCCGGATCCCCTGCGAGGTGGAACTGGCCAGCGAGTTCCGCTACCGCGACCCGGTGCTCGACCGGTCCACCCTGATCGTGGTGATCTCGCAGTCCGGCGAGACGATGGACACCCTGATGGCGCTGCGGCACGCCAAGGAGCAGAAGGCCCGGGTGCTGGCCATCTGCAACACCAACGGCTCCACCATCCCGCGTGAGTCCGACGCGGTGCTCTACACCCACGGCGGCCCGGAGATCGCGGTCGCCTCCACCAAGGCGTTCCTCACCCAGCTGGTCGCCTGCTACCTGATCGGCCTGCACCTGGCCCAGGTACGCGGGATCAAGTTCGCCGACGAGGTCGGCGCGGTGGTGGCCCAGCTCCAGGAGATGCCGGACAAGCTGCGCGAGCTGCTCGGCCGGATCGAGCCGGTGCGGGAGCTGGCCCGGGAGCTGAAGTCCGAGCCGACGGTGCTCTTCATCGGCCGGCACGTCGGCTACCCGGTCGCCCTGGAGGGTGCGCTCAAGCTCAAGGAGCTGGCGTACATGCACGCCGAGGGGTTCGCCGCCGGTGAGCTGAAGCACGGGCCGATCGCCCTGATCGACAAGGGCACCCCGGTGATCTGCGTGGTGCCGTCGCCGGTCGGCCGGGGCATGCTGCACGACAAGGTCGTCTCGAACATCCAGGAGGTCCGGGCCCGGGGGGCACGGACCATCGTGATCGCCGAGGAGGGCGACCAGGCGGTCGTCCGCTACGCCGACCACCTGATCTACGTGCCGCGTACGCCCACCCTGCTCGCGCCGCTGGTCACCACCGTCCCCCTGCAGGTGCTCGCGGCCGAGATCGCCGCCGCCCGGGGGCACGACGTCGACCAGCCGCGCAACCTGGCGAAGTCGGTCACCGTCGAGTAG